One Polynucleobacter sp. MG-5-Ahmo-C2 genomic window carries:
- the bioB gene encoding biotin synthase BioB: MLDAQTAEKPLTLVKSKANLRKEVDASGDWTVTQIEALFAMPFNELMLQAQETHKVNFPEGDVELATLLSIKTGGCPEDCGYCPQAARYDTDVKAEKLMGLAEVLEAARAAKAAGSNRFCVGAAWREPKDRDIEKVAAMIKGVKALGLETCATLGMLEADQAQALQEAGLDFYNHNLDTSEDFYRSVISTRGYQDRLDTISNVRAAGMSVCCGGIVGMGESREQRAAFLARLANLSPYPESVPINHLVPIAGTPLADQKPLDPLEFVRTIAVARITMPKARVRLSAGRQALGRAVQAMCFLAGANSIFYGEQLLTTGNPEAEEDRELLAELGLKTKQSRKAEVLV, from the coding sequence ATGTTGGACGCCCAAACTGCTGAAAAACCGCTTACCTTAGTTAAATCTAAGGCTAATTTACGTAAAGAGGTTGATGCCTCTGGCGATTGGACTGTTACCCAGATCGAGGCACTCTTTGCGATGCCTTTCAATGAATTAATGCTACAAGCTCAAGAGACTCATAAGGTCAATTTCCCTGAGGGTGATGTGGAGTTGGCTACTTTGTTGTCCATTAAGACCGGTGGCTGCCCTGAGGATTGCGGCTACTGTCCGCAAGCTGCTCGCTATGACACCGACGTTAAGGCCGAGAAACTGATGGGCTTGGCAGAGGTTTTGGAAGCTGCTAGGGCTGCAAAAGCAGCCGGTTCAAATCGTTTCTGTGTGGGCGCTGCATGGCGCGAGCCCAAAGATCGCGACATTGAAAAGGTGGCAGCGATGATTAAGGGTGTAAAGGCTCTAGGGCTTGAAACTTGTGCCACCTTAGGCATGTTGGAGGCTGATCAAGCCCAGGCATTACAAGAGGCCGGCCTGGATTTTTACAACCATAACCTTGATACCAGCGAAGATTTTTATCGCTCAGTGATTTCTACGCGCGGCTATCAAGATCGGCTTGATACGATTTCCAATGTGCGTGCTGCCGGTATGTCTGTTTGCTGTGGTGGGATTGTCGGAATGGGTGAGTCGCGTGAGCAAAGGGCGGCCTTCCTTGCCCGCTTGGCTAATTTAAGTCCTTATCCTGAGTCCGTACCTATCAACCATCTGGTACCTATTGCAGGTACACCCTTGGCAGACCAGAAGCCTTTAGACCCGCTTGAATTTGTGAGAACCATTGCAGTTGCGCGCATCACCATGCCTAAGGCCCGTGTGCGCTTATCTGCTGGTCGTCAAGCGCTTGGACGGGCCGTTCAGGCAATGTGCTTCTTGGCTGGCGCGAATTCTATTTTCTATGGCGAGCAATTACTCACTACCGGCAATCCAGAGGCGGAAGAGGACCGTGAGCTATTGGCAGAGCTGGGATTAAAGACTAAGCAAAGCCGTAAAGCTGAGGTTTTAGTCTAA
- a CDS encoding M20 aminoacylase family protein, giving the protein MHLPSEILDSAEAIQDIRRNIHAHPELRFEENRTADLVAEALSSWGITVYRGMGKTGVVGRLDGELGSGKMIGLRADMDALPLQEHNHFEHTSRNAGKMHACGHDGHTAMLLGAAQYLSNHRDFKGSVIFIFQPAEEGGAGANEMIKDGLFKQFPCNAVFGLHNWPGLAEGHFGVTSGPMMASSNTFEITITGKGGHAALPHNSADPLLTGAQVVLALQSIITRNKRPVDAAVLSVTQFHAGETSNVIPDSAFIGGTIRTFTLEVLNLMEQRLREITQNIASAFDCQVDITFSRNYPPLINHDAEVQFASEVMSELVGKQNVNTHIDPTMGAEDFAFMLLEKPGCYVFLGNGDGDHRAVGHGMGPCHLHNPSYDFNDALIPIGVSYWVKLAQRYLEKT; this is encoded by the coding sequence ATGCATTTACCCTCTGAAATCCTTGATTCTGCAGAAGCTATTCAAGACATTCGTCGCAATATTCATGCTCATCCTGAATTACGCTTCGAAGAGAATCGCACAGCCGATTTAGTTGCAGAAGCACTTTCTAGCTGGGGGATTACTGTTTATCGAGGCATGGGCAAAACAGGTGTTGTCGGTCGCCTAGACGGTGAATTGGGTTCTGGAAAAATGATTGGCTTGCGTGCCGACATGGATGCACTGCCATTACAAGAACATAATCATTTTGAGCATACCTCACGCAACGCTGGAAAAATGCATGCCTGCGGTCATGATGGTCACACTGCAATGCTTTTAGGGGCAGCGCAGTATTTATCAAATCATCGCGATTTCAAAGGCAGCGTTATTTTTATATTCCAGCCTGCTGAAGAAGGTGGCGCTGGTGCTAATGAAATGATTAAAGATGGACTCTTTAAACAATTTCCCTGCAATGCTGTTTTCGGTTTACACAATTGGCCAGGCTTAGCCGAAGGACACTTTGGCGTGACCTCAGGCCCGATGATGGCCTCTAGCAATACTTTTGAAATTACCATTACAGGCAAAGGTGGTCACGCCGCGCTTCCTCACAATAGCGCTGACCCGCTACTCACTGGAGCGCAAGTGGTGTTGGCACTGCAAAGCATCATTACTCGCAATAAGCGCCCTGTTGATGCGGCTGTGTTATCGGTCACACAGTTTCATGCGGGGGAAACCAGTAATGTAATTCCTGACAGCGCTTTTATCGGCGGGACCATCAGAACATTTACCTTAGAAGTACTCAATTTAATGGAGCAACGCCTGCGGGAGATTACCCAAAATATTGCAAGTGCATTTGATTGCCAAGTAGACATTACTTTCTCCAGAAACTATCCACCATTAATCAATCATGATGCCGAGGTTCAATTTGCTAGTGAGGTGATGAGCGAATTGGTGGGCAAACAAAACGTCAATACCCATATTGATCCGACAATGGGCGCAGAAGACTTTGCTTTTATGTTGCTTGAGAAACCGGGTTGCTATGTGTTTCTGGGCAATGGGGACGGTGATCATCGGGCCGTTGGCCATGGCATGGGCCCATGCCATCTTCACAACCCCTCTTACGACTTTAATGATGCCTTGATTCCAATAGGCGTGAGCTATTGGGTAAAACTAGCGCAACGCTACCTCGAGAAAACCTAG
- the bioD gene encoding dethiobiotin synthase, translating into MTKLTGYFVVGTDTEVGKTLISGALILKLRKQGKQAIGFKPVAAGTYQSANGDLLNEDLETLRIASQLAPGQLNLCPYVLDVPVAPHLAAANTGTTLDLNTIIRALSEVQKHSDCIIVEGAGGFLIPLNEHEDLGNFAQQIDLPIILVVGMKLGCINHALLTQEAIKARGLKIAGWVANSLSSEMPLLKENIATLQKKMDVPFLGLIPSLPKALLKLNNNPYSIEALDFAAQHIQIMSN; encoded by the coding sequence ATGACTAAACTAACCGGCTACTTTGTAGTAGGCACTGACACTGAGGTTGGAAAAACGCTTATTAGTGGTGCACTCATTCTCAAGCTACGCAAGCAAGGTAAGCAAGCTATCGGTTTTAAACCTGTAGCTGCTGGCACATATCAAAGTGCCAATGGCGATCTTCTCAACGAGGATCTAGAAACTTTACGCATTGCTTCCCAACTTGCGCCTGGCCAATTAAATTTATGCCCTTATGTTTTAGACGTGCCAGTTGCACCCCATCTGGCCGCGGCAAATACGGGCACTACTCTTGACCTTAATACGATTATTCGAGCACTTAGTGAGGTTCAAAAACACAGCGATTGCATTATTGTGGAAGGGGCCGGTGGATTCTTAATTCCCTTGAATGAGCATGAAGATCTAGGCAATTTTGCGCAACAAATTGACCTACCAATCATCTTGGTAGTTGGTATGAAATTAGGTTGCATTAATCACGCCCTTCTTACCCAAGAGGCGATCAAAGCTCGTGGCTTAAAAATTGCAGGATGGGTTGCCAATTCCTTATCGAGCGAGATGCCTCTTCTAAAAGAAAATATCGCTACTTTGCAAAAAAAAATGGATGTGCCTTTTTTAGGATTGATTCCCTCTTTGCCAAAAGCGCTTCTAAAATTAAATAACAACCCTTATTCAATAGAAGCCCTTGATTTTGCTGCACAGCACATCCAAATAATGAGCAATTAA
- the mraZ gene encoding division/cell wall cluster transcriptional repressor MraZ: MFQGASALNLDAKGRMSVPAKHRDALMVQGEGRLTLTKHPDGCLLLFPRPEWEGFRARVAQLPMDAHWWRRIFLGNAAEIDLDNAGRILVSPELRAAAGIEKEVILLGMGSHLELWDAATYAAKEQAAIALGMPEALKQFNF; the protein is encoded by the coding sequence GTGTTTCAAGGTGCGTCAGCTCTCAATTTAGATGCAAAAGGCCGAATGTCAGTTCCGGCCAAGCATCGTGACGCCTTGATGGTTCAAGGCGAGGGCCGCCTTACGCTCACAAAACATCCAGATGGTTGTCTTTTGCTATTTCCAAGGCCGGAATGGGAAGGCTTTAGAGCAAGGGTTGCACAACTTCCTATGGATGCGCATTGGTGGCGCAGAATTTTTCTCGGCAATGCTGCAGAGATCGATTTGGATAATGCCGGTCGAATTTTGGTGAGTCCGGAATTACGTGCAGCAGCAGGAATTGAAAAAGAGGTGATCTTGCTCGGCATGGGCAGTCACTTGGAGTTGTGGGATGCAGCAACATATGCTGCGAAAGAACAGGCGGCGATTGCATTAGGTATGCCTGAAGCGCTCAAGCAATTTAATTTTTAA
- a CDS encoding 8-amino-7-oxononanoate synthase, which yields MTSAFNALKLAQEQIADLDLQLLKRKLRITESPCDTDVTISNRQLKAFCSNDYLGLANHPDLIKALAQGGEKYGVGSGASHLISGHSAAHEFLEKQLASFQEKHIPNARALFFSTGYLANLTAITGLARLAQRGDLSIYSAKLNHASLIDGVRLASAQTNAVVHLFDHTQLTSLTDTLKKDTKSLKLIVADGVFSMDGDLAPVKELLHIAEQYDALLMVDDAHGFGVLGKQGHGILEQEGIQSDRIIYIGTLGKAAGVSGAFICAQDSFIEWLIQKGRPYIYSTATPPAIAHTLLKSLEIIESDEGAKRRAQLCDLITIWQDEMTFSDWKKVSSCTPIQPVILGGNATALLAAKLLDEAGYWIPAIRPPTVPLGSARLRITFSANHSVNELRKLIMTLKRIEQQVSEKVSHD from the coding sequence ATGACCAGTGCATTTAATGCCCTAAAACTTGCGCAAGAGCAAATTGCAGATTTAGATTTGCAATTACTAAAACGAAAATTGCGCATTACCGAATCCCCCTGCGATACCGATGTAACCATTAGCAATAGGCAGCTTAAGGCCTTTTGTAGCAATGACTATCTTGGGCTTGCCAATCACCCAGACCTCATTAAAGCGCTAGCGCAGGGTGGTGAAAAATATGGGGTAGGTAGCGGCGCTTCGCATTTAATCAGTGGTCATAGCGCTGCGCATGAGTTTCTTGAAAAGCAGCTGGCTTCTTTTCAAGAAAAACACATTCCCAATGCTCGCGCCTTATTCTTTAGTACTGGCTACCTTGCCAACCTAACAGCCATAACGGGCCTTGCTAGACTTGCCCAGCGTGGCGATCTGAGTATTTATTCGGCGAAGCTGAATCACGCATCACTGATTGATGGCGTTCGCTTGGCTAGCGCACAAACCAATGCCGTAGTTCACTTGTTTGATCACACTCAGCTTACTTCTTTAACTGATACTCTTAAAAAAGATACTAAGTCTCTCAAGCTGATTGTGGCAGATGGAGTCTTTAGTATGGATGGTGATCTGGCGCCTGTTAAAGAGTTACTTCATATAGCAGAGCAATATGATGCCTTATTGATGGTAGATGACGCACATGGTTTTGGGGTACTTGGCAAACAGGGTCATGGCATCCTGGAGCAAGAGGGCATTCAATCTGATCGCATTATTTATATTGGGACTTTAGGTAAAGCTGCCGGAGTAAGCGGTGCTTTTATTTGTGCACAAGATTCTTTTATTGAATGGCTGATTCAAAAGGGTAGGCCTTATATCTACAGCACTGCAACCCCGCCCGCTATTGCGCATACCTTACTTAAAAGTCTTGAAATCATCGAAAGCGATGAGGGTGCAAAGCGTCGCGCGCAACTATGTGACCTCATTACCATTTGGCAAGATGAAATGACCTTCTCAGATTGGAAAAAAGTTTCTTCTTGTACACCAATTCAGCCGGTCATTTTGGGCGGCAACGCTACTGCACTCTTGGCGGCAAAGTTATTAGATGAAGCGGGTTACTGGATTCCGGCAATTCGTCCGCCAACAGTACCGCTTGGCAGTGCTCGTTTACGGATTACCTTTTCAGCAAACCATAGCGTTAATGAATTACGCAAACTCATCATGACTCTGAAAAGGATCGAGCAGCAAGTGAGTGAGAAAGTAAGTCATGACTAA
- the rsmH gene encoding 16S rRNA (cytosine(1402)-N(4))-methyltransferase RsmH codes for MNITHRPVLLAEAVTALISGPLIQKQNIANNILLIDGTFGRGGHTQALLKQLPPSARMISFDKDLDAIAVAQSISDPRLTIVHDSFACMDQYASAETVDGILLDLGISSPQVDEAHRGFSFRREGPLDMRMNTDQGMTAAEWLEQAPQEEITHVIKTYGEERFAFQIAKAIVAKREEGLSPKTTTQLASLVASIVRTREAGQDPATRTFQALRIFINRELEDLELGLKAALNLLKPGARLAVISFHSLEDRIVKQFLQAHAKVEVPRGLPVREKDLPQSALEIIGRVKPSDAEILENPRARSAIMRVAEKRVGALA; via the coding sequence ATGAACATAACTCATCGCCCAGTGTTGCTGGCCGAGGCGGTGACAGCGCTGATCAGTGGGCCGCTCATTCAAAAACAAAACATAGCAAACAATATTCTGCTAATCGATGGGACTTTTGGGCGCGGTGGTCATACGCAAGCTTTGCTCAAGCAGCTGCCTCCATCGGCTCGTATGATTTCTTTCGACAAGGATTTAGACGCGATTGCTGTCGCGCAGAGTATCAGCGATCCACGTTTAACTATCGTGCACGACAGCTTTGCGTGCATGGATCAGTATGCATCAGCGGAAACAGTCGATGGAATTTTATTGGACTTAGGAATCAGTTCACCCCAGGTGGACGAGGCACACCGAGGCTTCTCCTTTCGTCGCGAAGGTCCGCTAGATATGCGGATGAATACGGATCAGGGAATGACGGCAGCAGAGTGGCTGGAGCAGGCGCCGCAGGAGGAAATCACGCACGTGATTAAGACTTACGGAGAAGAACGTTTTGCATTTCAGATCGCTAAAGCCATTGTGGCAAAGCGAGAAGAAGGATTGTCCCCAAAAACTACGACTCAATTAGCAAGTTTAGTTGCTAGCATAGTGCGCACACGCGAAGCTGGGCAAGATCCTGCTACAAGAACTTTTCAGGCATTGCGTATTTTTATTAATCGCGAATTAGAAGATTTAGAACTTGGCTTAAAAGCCGCGTTGAACTTATTGAAGCCGGGCGCAAGACTTGCGGTGATTAGTTTTCATTCGCTAGAAGATCGTATTGTGAAACAGTTTCTGCAGGCACATGCAAAAGTTGAGGTGCCTCGTGGCTTGCCAGTGCGCGAAAAGGACTTACCACAAAGTGCTCTAGAAATTATTGGACGCGTGAAACCAAGTGACGCAGAAATATTAGAAAACCCACGTGCTCGCTCTGCCATCATGCGCGTTGCAGAAAAACGAGTAGGGGCCTTAGCATGA
- the ftsL gene encoding cell division protein FtsL: MNRATLTLLALLLICALSLVAAQQRTRILFVAQERALIEERKLNQDWLRLEYEQRNLSKSARIRDVARNQLRMSPISPERTLYLKEAK, from the coding sequence ATGAATCGCGCTACTCTGACTTTGCTTGCTTTGTTATTAATTTGTGCCTTATCGCTAGTGGCAGCGCAGCAACGCACGCGTATATTATTTGTTGCCCAAGAGCGCGCGCTCATTGAAGAGCGTAAATTAAATCAAGATTGGTTGCGCTTGGAGTACGAGCAACGCAATCTTTCGAAGTCTGCCCGTATACGTGATGTTGCGCGTAATCAATTGCGCATGTCCCCAATTTCTCCTGAACGTACTTTGTATTTAAAGGAGGCTAAATGA
- a CDS encoding enoyl-CoA hydratase: protein MSYKTILTEVDGKVAIITLNRPEVLNALNDQLMDELGAALLGFDADDNVGCIIITGSEKAFAAGADIAFMAKYGLQEVYRGDFITRNWEEIRKVRKPVIAAVSGYALGGGCELAMMCDTIMAADNAKFAQPEVKLGIIPGAGGTQRLPRAVSKAKAMDLALTGRMMDAAEAERSGLVSRIFPKADLMKEVKAIAKEIADMPLLTSMMVKEAVNTAYETTLSEGIHFERRLFHACFGTNDQKEGMAAFIEKRPAKFTNS from the coding sequence ATGAGCTACAAAACAATTTTGACTGAAGTGGATGGCAAAGTTGCCATCATTACCTTAAATCGTCCTGAGGTTCTCAATGCATTAAATGATCAATTAATGGATGAGCTAGGCGCTGCTTTGCTTGGTTTTGATGCTGATGACAATGTTGGCTGCATCATCATTACTGGTAGTGAGAAAGCGTTTGCTGCTGGTGCTGATATTGCATTTATGGCTAAGTATGGTTTGCAGGAAGTCTATCGCGGTGACTTTATTACTCGCAACTGGGAAGAGATTAGAAAAGTTCGTAAGCCAGTAATTGCGGCAGTCTCTGGCTATGCGCTTGGCGGTGGCTGTGAGCTGGCGATGATGTGCGACACCATTATGGCTGCCGATAACGCCAAGTTTGCACAACCCGAAGTGAAGTTAGGAATCATTCCTGGCGCTGGTGGCACACAACGCTTGCCTCGCGCGGTATCGAAAGCCAAAGCGATGGATTTGGCCCTGACCGGGCGCATGATGGATGCCGCAGAGGCTGAGCGCTCTGGCTTGGTGTCACGTATTTTTCCAAAAGCAGATTTAATGAAGGAAGTGAAAGCCATCGCTAAAGAGATTGCTGATATGCCGCTACTAACATCGATGATGGTGAAAGAAGCGGTGAATACTGCTTACGAAACCACGCTCTCAGAAGGCATTCATTTTGAGCGTCGCTTGTTCCATGCTTGTTTTGGAACGAATGATCAAAAAGAAGGTATGGCTGCATTTATAGAAAAACGCCCAGCTAAATTTACCAACTCTTAA
- a CDS encoding penicillin-binding protein 2, with the protein MRSVGFSTTPNLVLRLPMWRSRLMLFLLFFVFMLLLLRAFWIQGPGNAFYEAKGVRGTQRELELPASRGKILDRNGQVIATSLEAKSVIAYNDTVPDDLSADKVRKLASLLQMSESDLRKKLKEDRKQIFLKRQVEPAVAQQIKLLEIPGIGLNNEYRRFYPEGEAMAHVVGFTNVEDRGQEGMELSREKELAGHPGQRRVVVDRLGRVVEEMAILQLPQNGKDLNLSIDSKIQYLAYNAVKSAVEEHHAKAGGAVVLDTQTGEILALANYPSYNPNQRKYLNGEQLRNRVLTDTFEPGSTIKPLTIAIALEKGAIKPNTNMVIGAKYLVGPKPITDTHPSTNLSVTEVIQKSSNIGTAKIAMNNLTAEEMWDFYSAVGLGQVPKIGFPGAVAGTVHPFKKWTPTDQARIAFGYGISASLFQVARAYTIFARDGELVPLTIERSPEFKPGTRVLSAKTAIEMRTMLETVTEPGGTAIKAQADGFRVGGKTGTAHKLVGKSYGNKYRAYFAGLAPISAPRIVVAVMIDEPTSGSHYGGDVAAPVFSTIVSETLNTLNVSPDSKAKQMVLQDKGPEEIRTANVQTQQVVLKR; encoded by the coding sequence ATGAGGTCGGTTGGTTTTTCTACGACACCAAATTTAGTGTTGCGTCTGCCCATGTGGCGGTCACGCTTGATGCTCTTCCTTTTGTTCTTTGTTTTTATGCTTCTCCTATTGCGTGCTTTTTGGATTCAAGGTCCGGGAAATGCCTTTTATGAAGCTAAGGGAGTGCGGGGAACTCAGCGTGAATTGGAGTTGCCAGCAAGTCGTGGAAAAATCTTGGATCGTAATGGCCAGGTGATTGCTACTAGTTTGGAGGCAAAGTCTGTGATTGCCTATAACGATACAGTCCCCGATGATTTGTCAGCAGACAAGGTGCGCAAGCTTGCCAGCTTATTGCAAATGAGCGAATCGGATTTGCGAAAGAAGTTGAAAGAAGATCGCAAGCAAATCTTCTTAAAGCGACAGGTCGAGCCGGCAGTTGCGCAACAAATTAAGCTATTAGAAATTCCAGGCATTGGATTGAATAATGAATATCGTCGCTTTTATCCTGAAGGCGAGGCGATGGCTCACGTAGTTGGTTTTACAAACGTCGAAGATCGCGGCCAAGAAGGAATGGAGCTTTCTAGAGAGAAAGAGCTTGCTGGCCATCCCGGGCAAAGACGTGTGGTGGTTGACCGATTAGGACGTGTAGTTGAAGAGATGGCCATCTTGCAGTTGCCTCAAAATGGCAAAGATTTAAATCTTTCTATCGATAGCAAAATACAGTATTTGGCTTATAACGCCGTTAAAAGTGCTGTTGAGGAGCATCATGCAAAAGCAGGCGGTGCCGTAGTTCTAGATACTCAAACTGGCGAAATTTTGGCATTAGCTAATTACCCTAGCTATAACCCCAATCAGCGCAAATATCTCAATGGCGAGCAGTTACGAAATCGGGTATTGACCGATACCTTTGAGCCTGGCTCAACAATCAAACCATTAACCATTGCAATTGCTTTAGAAAAAGGTGCGATTAAGCCCAATACCAATATGGTAATTGGCGCTAAGTATCTTGTTGGACCAAAGCCAATTACAGACACTCACCCTAGTACAAATTTATCTGTAACCGAGGTAATTCAAAAATCAAGCAATATCGGTACCGCAAAAATTGCAATGAATAATCTCACCGCAGAAGAGATGTGGGATTTTTATAGTGCCGTCGGTCTTGGGCAAGTGCCAAAAATTGGATTTCCGGGAGCTGTAGCTGGGACTGTGCATCCATTTAAGAAGTGGACTCCAACTGATCAAGCACGAATTGCATTCGGTTATGGAATTTCAGCTTCCCTCTTCCAGGTGGCGCGGGCTTACACAATTTTTGCGCGTGATGGTGAGTTGGTGCCGCTCACTATTGAGCGTAGTCCTGAATTCAAGCCGGGCACAAGAGTGCTCTCTGCTAAAACTGCAATTGAAATGCGCACCATGCTTGAAACTGTTACCGAGCCAGGGGGTACGGCAATTAAAGCGCAGGCTGATGGTTTTCGGGTTGGCGGCAAGACTGGTACTGCACATAAATTAGTGGGTAAAAGTTATGGCAATAAGTATCGCGCTTACTTTGCTGGCTTAGCACCCATTAGCGCGCCTCGCATTGTGGTTGCAGTGATGATTGATGAGCCAACTAGTGGAAGTCACTATGGCGGTGATGTTGCTGCACCAGTGTTTTCAACGATTGTTAGTGAAACATTAAACACTCTTAATGTTTCACCCGACAGTAAAGCGAAGCAAATGGTTTTGCAAGATAAGGGTCCCGAAGAGATTCGTACTGCAAATGTACAGACGCAGCAGGTGGTTCTGAAAAGATGA
- the bioA gene encoding adenosylmethionine--8-amino-7-oxononanoate transaminase, with amino-acid sequence MKVITDLNQPTLVDRSLTAVWHPCTQMKHHESFPLIAITKGRGPWLYDEKGNALLDCISSWWTNLFGHSNPQINQAITNQLEKIEHVMLAGFTHPPVVELSEKLSTLTGGNLGHVFYASDGASAVEIALKMSHHFWQLNGKPKKKKFVCLENGYHGETLGALAVTDVAIFREAYGSLLQDVYTVTSPDARKAKSGESAIDVAKHAAAELEKLFKEEHQHIAAIIIEPLVQCAGQMAMYSPEYLRLVRDLCNRYEVHFIADEIAVGCGRSGKFFACEHASIWPDFLTLSKGISGGYLPLSLCMTTDTIYYTFYSDKTQQGFLHSHSYTGNPLACAAALACLKIFEVEHVLEKNIARSQDLENAFRWAKTDSRIEYWRQQGMILAFDIKNEYLKNASIFPRELFAKGMEEGVLIRPIGNTIYVMPPYILSTEETMQMGQAIRRAIEKILT; translated from the coding sequence ATGAAGGTTATTACTGATTTAAATCAACCCACTCTCGTTGATCGTAGCCTGACTGCCGTTTGGCACCCCTGCACTCAGATGAAACATCATGAGTCTTTTCCGCTGATTGCCATCACAAAAGGGCGGGGTCCATGGCTATATGACGAAAAAGGCAATGCTCTACTTGATTGCATTAGCTCCTGGTGGACCAATTTATTTGGCCACTCCAACCCACAGATTAATCAAGCAATAACGAATCAGTTAGAAAAAATTGAGCATGTCATGCTGGCTGGGTTTACGCATCCACCGGTTGTAGAGCTTTCCGAAAAACTCTCCACGCTCACGGGTGGAAATTTAGGTCATGTCTTTTATGCCTCCGATGGTGCGTCTGCAGTCGAGATTGCCTTAAAAATGAGTCATCATTTTTGGCAACTTAATGGCAAACCCAAAAAGAAAAAGTTTGTTTGCCTAGAGAATGGCTATCACGGAGAAACACTTGGCGCATTAGCCGTAACCGATGTTGCTATTTTTCGTGAAGCATATGGCTCACTCTTGCAAGATGTGTATACCGTCACATCACCTGATGCGCGCAAAGCAAAATCTGGTGAGAGCGCAATAGATGTTGCAAAACATGCTGCGGCAGAACTAGAAAAATTATTCAAAGAAGAACATCAACATATTGCTGCAATCATCATCGAGCCACTAGTGCAATGTGCAGGGCAAATGGCAATGTATTCACCAGAATATCTTCGCTTAGTAAGAGACTTATGCAATCGCTATGAGGTGCATTTCATAGCTGACGAGATAGCAGTAGGATGTGGGCGCAGTGGCAAGTTTTTTGCCTGTGAGCATGCCAGTATTTGGCCTGACTTTTTAACCTTATCCAAAGGCATCAGTGGTGGCTATCTTCCCCTCTCGCTATGCATGACCACCGATACGATTTACTATACTTTTTATAGTGATAAAACACAACAGGGCTTCTTGCATTCGCATTCATACACCGGAAACCCACTAGCATGTGCAGCAGCACTAGCCTGCTTAAAGATTTTCGAAGTTGAACATGTTTTAGAAAAAAATATTGCTCGCTCGCAAGATTTAGAGAATGCATTTAGATGGGCAAAAACCGATTCTCGAATAGAGTATTGGCGCCAACAAGGAATGATTTTAGCCTTCGATATTAAAAATGAATACCTTAAGAATGCAAGCATCTTCCCTCGCGAATTATTTGCCAAAGGCATGGAAGAGGGCGTTCTCATCAGGCCCATTGGCAATACGATTTATGTAATGCCCCCATACATCCTATCTACCGAAGAAACCATGCAAATGGGTCAAGCTATCAGACGTGCAATCGAAAAGATACTCACATGA
- the coq7 gene encoding 2-polyprenyl-3-methyl-6-methoxy-1,4-benzoquinone monooxygenase: MALIDRFIIEFDTALRSVVGGASAQRPTPGSESGANSALDSEQRKHAAGLMRVNHVGEVCAQALYQSQKLVARNSDIQDMLERSGQEEMDHLAWCETRLKELGSHTSYLNPFWYAGSFLIGMAAGLAGDQWSLGFVAETEKQVENHLESHLKKLPEDDHRSRAIVDQMRIDEIEHGQAALHAGGVALPEPIQKIMQAISQAMTTTAYKI, translated from the coding sequence ATGGCGCTAATCGACCGCTTCATTATTGAGTTTGATACCGCGCTTCGTTCAGTCGTGGGTGGAGCGAGTGCTCAAAGACCCACTCCCGGTTCAGAATCTGGTGCAAATAGTGCATTAGATTCTGAGCAACGAAAACATGCAGCGGGTTTAATGCGCGTTAATCATGTTGGCGAAGTTTGTGCGCAAGCTTTGTATCAATCGCAAAAATTAGTTGCAAGAAATTCAGATATTCAAGACATGCTTGAGCGCTCTGGTCAAGAAGAAATGGATCACTTGGCGTGGTGTGAAACTCGTCTTAAAGAGCTTGGTTCGCACACCAGCTATCTCAATCCATTTTGGTATGCAGGATCCTTTTTGATCGGCATGGCAGCAGGCTTAGCAGGTGATCAGTGGAGTTTAGGCTTTGTTGCTGAAACTGAAAAACAAGTTGAGAATCATTTAGAAAGTCATCTCAAAAAATTACCCGAAGATGATCATCGTTCACGTGCAATTGTTGATCAAATGCGGATTGATGAAATTGAGCATGGGCAAGCAGCTCTGCATGCTGGTGGGGTGGCTTTACCTGAGCCAATTCAAAAAATCATGCAAGCAATATCCCAGGCGATGACAACAACTGCTTACAAAATTTGA